The Tumebacillus sp. BK434 genomic interval GTTTCTTTCACCTCCAGTCTTAGTATGCCCGATGATGCGGCTTCTTGTCGCCTTGTTTTTTGCGAGATTTTCGAATTGAAATCGGGCTCATTGCTTAAATGAAGTAACTTCGCTACAATATTATAGTCTCCAAGTTGAAGAAGGGAAGTGCGGAATCATGGATATGTTGCAGAAGAAACAGAATCTTTATGATATTTTGAGCACGATGGATCAAGTGATCGTCGCGTTTTCTGCAGGGATTGACAGCACTTTTGTGCTGAAGTGTGCGCATGAAGTTCTTGGGGATAAAGTGCTGGCTGTCACAGCAGCCTCCGAGACATTTCCGGAGCGTGAATTGCAAGAAGCGATCGACCTTGCCAAACAATTCGGGGTGCGCCACGAGGTGGTGCAGATCAAAGAGATGGAGAACCCGAATTTCGTCGCCAATAATCCGGACCGCTGCTACCACTGCAAAGCGGGTCTGTACCATACGTTGACCTCGCTGGCGCAAGAGCGCGGGATTCCATACATTTTAGACGGTGCCAACATGGATGACCTCGGCGATTACCGCCCGGGTCGCCAGGCGGCGAAGGAATATGAGATCCGAAGCGTGCTGCAGGAAGCGGAGATCTACAAAGAAGAGCTT includes:
- the larE gene encoding ATP-dependent sacrificial sulfur transferase LarE, yielding MDMLQKKQNLYDILSTMDQVIVAFSAGIDSTFVLKCAHEVLGDKVLAVTAASETFPERELQEAIDLAKQFGVRHEVVQIKEMENPNFVANNPDRCYHCKAGLYHTLTSLAQERGIPYILDGANMDDLGDYRPGRQAAKEYEIRSVLQEAEIYKEELREMAREMGVPNWEKPSFACLSSRIPYGSLITLDKVGQLDRGEDRLRKFGFKQIRIRHHDNIARVEVLPEELMKAVELADQITEILKGEGFTYVTLDLQGYRSGSMNEPLKAKTTV